The following coding sequences lie in one Candidatus Limnocylindrales bacterium genomic window:
- a CDS encoding thioesterase family protein, with protein sequence MKEPKTFSFFLKVRKYELDSFGHVNNAVYFHYLETAIDEAMSSLGYTVPRLKELGIIILVKELNIKFKHPALLGDELEVRSYVSEARRVRGTWHQQIINRKTSKVLVEAYNTGVFLDLEGKPTKIPQEIVEALLPYTKQG encoded by the coding sequence ATGAAAGAACCCAAAACTTTCTCTTTCTTTCTCAAAGTCCGTAAATATGAACTGGACTCTTTTGGCCATGTAAATAATGCTGTATATTTCCATTATCTGGAAACTGCCATCGATGAGGCTATGTCCTCCTTAGGGTACACAGTCCCAAGGCTTAAAGAACTCGGAATCATCATCCTCGTTAAAGAACTAAATATTAAGTTTAAACACCCGGCACTGCTTGGAGATGAACTAGAAGTCAGAAGTTATGTTTCAGAAGCCAGGAGGGTACGGGGTACCTGGCATCAACAGATTATAAACCGAAAGACCTCTAAGGTACTGGTTGAAGCCTATAATACAGGAGTTTTTCTCGACCTGGAGGGTAAACCTACTAAAATACCTCAGGAAATAGTCGAAGCCCTTTTACCTTATACAAAACAAGGATAA
- a CDS encoding PPOX class F420-dependent oxidoreductase — MVELPELARKLMTEGKNFASVATLMPDGSPQVSVVWIDTDGRYILFNTARGRLKERNLRRDPRVALSITNSQNPYQEVMIRGRVVEMTQDGADAHIDKLAKKYLGVDKYPYRQPGEQRVIIKIAPEKVGISGG, encoded by the coding sequence ATGGTAGAATTACCTGAATTAGCCCGTAAGCTCATGACCGAAGGAAAAAACTTTGCCAGCGTGGCTACCCTTATGCCGGATGGTTCCCCCCAGGTAAGCGTGGTCTGGATAGATACCGATGGGCGTTATATTCTTTTCAATACCGCCAGAGGACGTCTTAAAGAAAGAAACCTCCGTCGGGACCCACGGGTTGCTTTATCTATTACCAATTCTCAAAATCCTTATCAGGAGGTGATGATTCGCGGACGTGTAGTTGAAATGACCCAGGACGGTGCCGATGCCCATATCGATAAGCTGGCAAAGAAGTATTTAGGAGTAGATAAATATCCTTACCGCCAGCCTGGAGAACAACGGGTTATTATAAAGATCGCACCGGAAAAGGTGGGAATCTCGGGAGGTTAG